The window GATGACGGTGCCTGGAGCGATCCAGGTGATGCGGCGGTTGGCTGAGCAGCGTCCGGACATTCTGATTGGTGCAGGGACGGTGCTGGATGCTGAGACGGCGCGGATGTGCATCCTCGAAGGGGCGCAGTTCGTGGTGAGCCCGGCGCTGAATATCGCGACGATTGAGATGTGTCATCGATATTCGGTTGCGGTGTTGCCGGGAGCGTTGACGCCGACGGAGATTGTCACGGCGTGGCAGGCGGGCGCCGATGTGGTGAAGGTGTTTCCGGCGGGTGCGATGGGCGGGCCGAAGTACCTAACCTCGCTCAAGGGGCCGTTGCCACAGATTGAGATGATTCCGACGGGCGGTGTGATGTTGGGAACTGCGGCTGAGTTTCTGGAGGCCGGAGCGTTTGCGCTGGGTGTTGGTTCGGATCTGGTGGCGGTGAAGATGATCAAGGATGGAAGGCCAGAGGTGATTACCGACATTGCGCGGAAGTATCTGGAGATCGTTCGGGAGTACCGGGCGCGACACAAACAATAAGCCTGCAACCCGCATGCTACCCTTCCGTGCAGGGTTCTCCGACGATGGCCACTAGCCGCCGCACCTTTTGTTCCCAATCCGCTGCCCTTCTCATCGCCCCTCGCGTGCTCTTGGGACAAACCCAGACTCAATCCAACGCACAGACTCAGCTACCGGCCAGACCGACTGCTCGCCTGGATGTCGCTGCGATCGACCACGACCGCATTCTTCGTTTGGCCAACAGCTACCTTACTCTGCCGGTCGTTCCTCTCACCACCCTCCTTTGCCCGCGCAGCCCTGGGACTGCTCACGACTACTACTCCGAGGCTGAAGACTACTTCGCCGATCCAGCAAACCCCGGCGGTCCTTACGTTCAGCACACCGATGGTGCTCCAAATCCTGATGCCTTTATTGCTCATCGTGACGCGCTTCTCGACCTCAGCCTCTACGTCCCGGCCTTTGCCGCTGCCTTCCTTCTCACCAACGATCCCCGCTACGCCGAGCGAGCTGTCGCACACCTTCGTGCCTGGTTCATCGACCCAGCCACCAGCATGACGCCCAGCATCCTCTACGGCCAGACCATTCCGCCTGCAAAGACCGGACGATTGGAAGGTGTCATCGAAGCAGTGCACCTGGCTGAGGTGGTTCAATCGATTCCATTTCTCACGAAGTCCGAAGCTCTCACCGATGCTGACCTGACCATCCTCACCAAGTGGTTTACTGACTACTTCGACTGGCTCAACACCTCGCGGCTCGCGGGGCTCGCTCGCGACAACAAGAGCCATCACGGTACCTCGTGGCTTCTTCAGGCTGCCGCCATCGCCCACCTTACGGAGATCAAGGACGACCGGCCACTCACCACGCTGCGTCACCAGTACAAGACCTCCACCATCCGCGCCCAGATCGTTGCTGACGGCACCTTCCCCCACGAGCTCAACACGCCAAATCCCTACCGGAATACCCTCTTCAACCTGGATATGCTCGCGGGCATTTGTCTCCTGCTTACCAGCCGCTTCGAGAGTGCTTGGGACTACGAACTGCAGGACGGTCCGGGCATGCGTACAGTCGTCGCTCGTCTGTTTCCTTACATTCTTAACCGTGGCTCGTGGCCGTTCCGCGCGGATGCGGCCTATTTCACTGCGCTTCCCATCCGTCCGCCGAGCCTTCTCTTCGCCGCCCGGGCGTACGACCGGCCCGAGTACGCCTCTCTGTGGAAGACTCTGCCACCAGACACTACCTACTTCGAATTACAGCGCACCTTTCCCATTCGGCAGCCGCTGCTGTGGGTGACCCGACCTCGACCTTAACGATTTCTACCGCAGGGGGCACCCCCTCCCCCCATTGTCTGCGGTAAACTCCTTCGTTTCAATGGGTTAGGGAGATCGACGTTTGTAAATTCGTCCATCAAAAGGGGTTACGGCCAAATTCGTCATACCAAGTGAGTTAGCTCCAAATACAAGAAAGCCCCGACAAATGCGGGGCTTTCCTGCTACTTTGAGTTCTATTTCAATTATAGCTACCTGATGCAAACTCATACGCCACGTGGAAGTCCTTGTCTGGCGCGGGGATTTGCGGTTTTGGGGTTGACAGCTTTTTAAATGCCCTCGGATTTGAGAACCAGGTTCTGACCTTCTCCGCTGGCTCTGGTGGTCAGGGATCTGTTCCGGTCCTGAATGCGGCCGAACGTGCTGATGAGCAGACGCTGCATCTTTGAGGCGGCTCCGGTGACTGCGGATGGTATGTCGGAGGAGTCGTTGGTGACGGCAAGCGCCTGGTGGCGTTTGTGGCGGACTTCGAGACGACAGCGTTTGTCCTGCGCTCCGGACTTATCTCCGTTTTCGTCGCTGAGATGAACTTCAACGCGAGTGAGTTGGTCTTTAAATCGGTTCAGAATCCGGTTGAGATCGGATTGAATCAAGTTGGAGAGTTTGTTGTGCATGGAGATGTTCTTATCGCTGCTGATCTGAATCTGCATTCGTTAAACTCCTTCTCTCTTACCTGTGCGGTTAGACGCTTGGAGTACTGCGGAAGTGGCCAAATTTTAGCAGTGGAAGGGTTAGCAGGTTGTGCAAAACTTTTTTGCTCTGGAGTTGGCTAAACAGATTCGCTACAGAGGAAGAAATGACGGGGAAAGTCAGCAGGTTTTCGTTGAGGCTGAAGCGTGCATGGTAGGATGAAGCTACATCTGAAGGCGATGGAGTTCGCCGCAGGCGCTCACCGGATTTGTCTAAATCGATTCAATGTTGAGCTGATGACTCCTACGATTCCGTAGGAGGGCTTTTGTCCAAAAACACGCTTCGTACATTCTTTCCAGAACAGACTCGCCTGCTGCTCGATCTCATTCGTTGGGTGCCTCTGTGTGCGCTCGTTGGGATCATGGCTGGCTCTGCGTCTGCGTTGCTGCTGGCTTCACTTACGTTTGCGACGAACGTTCGTGAGGCACACAGGTGGATCATTCTTCTGCTCGCGCCCGCGGGCTGGATTGTTGGGTTGCTCTATAAACACTTTGGTAGCTCGGTTGAAGCGGGCAACAATCTGATCCTTGAAGAGACTCACGATCCTCGCGCTGTGATTCCGATTCGGATGACGCCGCTGATTCTGCTTGGGACGTTTATCACTCATCTCTTTGGAGGATCTGCGGGGCGTGAGGGCACGGCGATCCAAACGGGAGCGTCGCTTGCGGATCAGCTTACGCGCCCGTTCCGGCTGAATGCTCGCGATCGCCGCATCGTGTTGATGGCTGGCATCAGTGCTGGGTTTGGCTCGGTCTTCGGCACACCGCTGGCGGGTGCGGTGTTTGGCCTGGAAGTTCTGGCGATCGGGAGGTTGAGCTATGACGCGATTGCACCCTGCTTTCTTGCGTCGTTCGTGGGGGATCTCGTTCTGCATGCGTGGGGGGTGAAACACACACTTTATCCTGTGTCCTTCGTCCCTGCGCTCAGCGTGGGTGGTTTGCTCTCTGCAATGGTGGCTGGGGTAGTGTTCGGCTTGGTTGCGATGGCCTTTGCCAAGACGACGCATACGGTTTCGCACGTTGCGCGGAGGTTCATCTCGCACTCGGAGCTTCGTCCCGTGGTGGGGGGCCTTCTCGTTACCGCGGCTGTCTTCGCTTTGGGCACGACGAAGTACATTGGTCTTGGAATTCCGACGATCGTTGATTCGTTTAAATCTTTGGTGGCGCCGTGGGATTTCGTTGGCAAGTTTCTCTTCACTTCGGTCACGCTGGGGACTGGCTTCAAGGGCGGAGAGGTTACGCCGCTTTTCTACATCGGCTCTACTCTGGGCAATGCGCTCTCGCGGATACTGCCGTTGCCGCCGGCGTTGCTTGCCGCGATGGGCTTTGTTGGAGTCTTCGCTGGTGCAGCCAATACGCCGATTGCATCAACTTTGATGGCGGTTGAACTCTTTGGGCCGGAGGCGGGAGCTTATGCGGCCATTGCTTCGGTGGTCAGCTATCTGTGTTCGGGGCACTCGGGCATCTATCACGCGCAACGCATTGGTAAGAGCAAACATGTTGCAGCTTCCGCTGAGGAAGGTATGTCACTCGCTCTGGTGACCAGGGTTCGTGCGACGGCATCGGACGACCTGCTGCATAACCTCAATCAGTTTGGGTACTACGAAGGGATCGATATGAATCATCTGACTGTTCTTCGTCTTTATTTTTCCGCGTCCGAGATGCGTCGCGCCGACTCGTGGTGGAAACGCATCTCGCCTGAAGGCCTGGGTGGGTATCTTCTTCGTCAGGCAAAAGAGCATGGCATTGAGCAGGCGCTGCTCCATCGCGTTATCGGTGGCTTTCTCAAGAATCAGGATCTTGCTATGGATACTGGTGAGATACCGCCTGTTCATCTTCCGCAATGCCTTGAGCTGGTTGGTGAAGAGGAGGATCTGCAATCGTTCTTAAAGCACAACCGTGATCATCTGGCGAAGGTGCGGATCATCTTTCTTCGCGGAGAAGAGGCGAAGTATGAAGCGGCGATCGAACGCGAGGAGTTGGAGACGGCGCTCGATATCGAAGGCGCAGAGGAGTTTCGGTCTTCCTCTGAAGACTAATCGCTCATCAATTGCAGTGCTGTCAGGAGATGGCTTTGGCGACGAGGGATTGAGCTTCGGTTTGGATTTGCTTGAGGTGGTCTTTGCCTTTGAAGGATTCGGCGTAGATCTTGTAGACGTCTTCGGTGCCGGAGGGGCGGGCGGCGAACCAGCCGTTTTCGGTGGTGACTTTGAGGCCGCCGATGGGGGCGTGATTGCCGGTAGCTTCGGTGAGGATGGCGGTGATGGGTTCGCCTGCTAGTTCCTTTGCGGTGACTTGCTGGGGCGAGAGTTTGCCGAGTTTTGCTTTTTGATCTTTGGTGGCTGCGGCGTCGATGCGCTCGTAGACGGGGTTGCCGTATTTGACGGTGAGTTCGGCGTAGAGCTGGCCCGGGTCTTTGCCAGTGCGGGCGGTCATCTCGGCGGAGAGGAGGCCGGGAATGAGGCCGTCTTTGTCGGTGGTCCAGACCTGCCCGTTGCGGCGGAGGAAGGTGGCGCCGGCGGACTCTTCGCCGACGAAGCCGAGGGTGCCGTCGATGAGGCCGTCGACGAACCACTTGAAGCCTACTGGGACTTCGAGCATGGGGCGGTTGAGGCCTTTGGCGACGCGGTCGATGATGCTGGAGGAGACGAGGGTTTTGCCGATGCCTACTTTTTCTGACCAGTGTGGGCGGTTGGTGAAGAGGTACTGGATGCAGACGGAGAGGTAGTGGTTGGGGTTGAGGAGGCCGGTGGTGCGGGTGACGATGCCGTGGCGGTCGTGGTCGGTGTCGGCGGCGAAGGCTACGTCGTACTTTTCCTTGTTGGCGATCATCGACGCCATGGCGTAGGGGGAGGAGCAG is drawn from Edaphobacter lichenicola and contains these coding sequences:
- the eda gene encoding bifunctional 4-hydroxy-2-oxoglutarate aldolase/2-dehydro-3-deoxy-phosphogluconate aldolase, producing MEKAAVLRELREIGLVPVLRAESVEQAMALADAIAAGGVTVLEVTMTVPGAIQVMRRLAEQRPDILIGAGTVLDAETARMCILEGAQFVVSPALNIATIEMCHRYSVAVLPGALTPTEIVTAWQAGADVVKVFPAGAMGGPKYLTSLKGPLPQIEMIPTGGVMLGTAAEFLEAGAFALGVGSDLVAVKMIKDGRPEVITDIARKYLEIVREYRARHKQ
- a CDS encoding alginate lyase family protein, with translation MATSRRTFCSQSAALLIAPRVLLGQTQTQSNAQTQLPARPTARLDVAAIDHDRILRLANSYLTLPVVPLTTLLCPRSPGTAHDYYSEAEDYFADPANPGGPYVQHTDGAPNPDAFIAHRDALLDLSLYVPAFAAAFLLTNDPRYAERAVAHLRAWFIDPATSMTPSILYGQTIPPAKTGRLEGVIEAVHLAEVVQSIPFLTKSEALTDADLTILTKWFTDYFDWLNTSRLAGLARDNKSHHGTSWLLQAAAIAHLTEIKDDRPLTTLRHQYKTSTIRAQIVADGTFPHELNTPNPYRNTLFNLDMLAGICLLLTSRFESAWDYELQDGPGMRTVVARLFPYILNRGSWPFRADAAYFTALPIRPPSLLFAARAYDRPEYASLWKTLPPDTTYFELQRTFPIRQPLLWVTRPRP
- a CDS encoding HPF/RaiA family ribosome-associated protein produces the protein MQIQISSDKNISMHNKLSNLIQSDLNRILNRFKDQLTRVEVHLSDENGDKSGAQDKRCRLEVRHKRHQALAVTNDSSDIPSAVTGAASKMQRLLISTFGRIQDRNRSLTTRASGEGQNLVLKSEGI
- a CDS encoding voltage-gated chloride channel family protein codes for the protein MSKNTLRTFFPEQTRLLLDLIRWVPLCALVGIMAGSASALLLASLTFATNVREAHRWIILLLAPAGWIVGLLYKHFGSSVEAGNNLILEETHDPRAVIPIRMTPLILLGTFITHLFGGSAGREGTAIQTGASLADQLTRPFRLNARDRRIVLMAGISAGFGSVFGTPLAGAVFGLEVLAIGRLSYDAIAPCFLASFVGDLVLHAWGVKHTLYPVSFVPALSVGGLLSAMVAGVVFGLVAMAFAKTTHTVSHVARRFISHSELRPVVGGLLVTAAVFALGTTKYIGLGIPTIVDSFKSLVAPWDFVGKFLFTSVTLGTGFKGGEVTPLFYIGSTLGNALSRILPLPPALLAAMGFVGVFAGAANTPIASTLMAVELFGPEAGAYAAIASVVSYLCSGHSGIYHAQRIGKSKHVAASAEEGMSLALVTRVRATASDDLLHNLNQFGYYEGIDMNHLTVLRLYFSASEMRRADSWWKRISPEGLGGYLLRQAKEHGIEQALLHRVIGGFLKNQDLAMDTGEIPPVHLPQCLELVGEEEDLQSFLKHNRDHLAKVRIIFLRGEEAKYEAAIEREELETALDIEGAEEFRSSSED